ACGATCACCGAAGAGGAGGCGACGATCCGGAACAGCTTCTGACCGAATCACGGTCTCCGATCATCTCCGACCGCGCACTACTCGTTTTCCGTCGATCGATCGTCCTCGGGCGAGAATCGGACCCGTGCCGGAACCCGATCGCGCTCGGCGGTCGTTCGCGAACCTACCGTAACGCCTCGAGGTCGAACTCGAAGGCCGCGACGGGCACCTCGAGGTCGTGCTCGACGAGCACCTTCGGGTGGACTTCGCCGATGACGCCGACTTCCTCGCCGTCGATGACGACCGCTGCGGTGCGACCCGGAATGAAGGTCGGATGGTCGGTCGGCGGCGTCTCGAGGTCGACGTCGAAGTTCTCCGCGAGCGCCTGCAGGCGCGCCTTGGCGTCCTCGTAGCCCGCTTCGTGGCTCGCGAGGACGGCTCCGACGTGGCGGTTCTCGCCGACGCCGGTGTTCTCGCTCTCGTCGACACGGGCCGTGAAGCCGATCTCCGAGAGGTACTGGGGGTACGAGCGGTGGGTGTTGCGCTCTAAGACCATCAGCAGCGAGGGCATGGTCCAGGTCCGCAGCATGGTGTAGTCCTCGCTGTAGGCCTCCTTGATCGTCGCCGGCTCGCCAGCGCCGTAGACGTCGGCGTCGGGTTCGACGTCCATACGCTCGTAGTTCTCCTCCTCGTTGATCATGTGGAAGTTGAGGAGGTCCTCGAAGCCGAGGCCGACCAGTTGGGTGCGCGCGGCGCGCTCGAGACGGGAGCGCTCGTGGCGGCCGCCGACGGTCCCCACGTCGGGGTAGGTCGGCTCGAGGTCGTTGAAGCCGTAGGCGCGCCCGAGGTCGTCGATGACGTCCAGCGGGTGGAGGACGTCGACGCGGTAGGGCGGAACGGTAACCTCGTAGACCAGTTCCCCGTCGTCGTTCTCCTCGCGTTCGGCCTCGAGGCCGGACCGCTCGGCGAGGTCGATCACTTCCTCGGGGTCGAGGCCGATGCCGAGGATGGTCTCGATGCGGTCGTGGGCGACCGTCTTCGTCTTCGTCGAGAGATCCGGCCGGACGATCTCGCGTCCGCCGGACTGCGTCCGGCTCCCGTCCGAGGCCGCGTTCGCGGCCTCGCTATCCGGATACTCGACCGTCACGTCCTCAAGCGTGGCCCCACGCGCGGCCAGCGCGTAGCAGACGATGTTGAGCATCTTGTCGATCGTCCACTGGTCGGTGCCCGTCATCTCGACGAACAGGTCCCGCGAGTCCGTCGAGACCTCGGTGCGCCGACCGTTGATGACCGGCGGGAACGAGAACAGCCCCAGATCGTCGTAGATCGCGGGGTAGCGCTCGTACTCGCTGACGAGGTCGGCGTAGGTCTGGCCGGTCTGATGGTCCTCGAGGACCTCCGCGGGCGTCATCTCCGCGTCCGCGTCGAGCGGGACGAACGTGTCCTCGTCGGGCTCGAGCCCGACGTACTTGATCGTCGGCACGCTCTCGTCCGTGGCGGATCGCCCCTTCAGCATCGTCAGGTCGTGGATCCCGATCGCGCCCTTCGCGCGCTTGCGGCCCATCGTCGCGTGGAGCTTCTCCTGCAGTTGGATGAGCGACTCGAGGGCCTCCTCGTCGAGATCGACGTCGCGGATCACCGCGCCGGTCACGTAGGGCCGCTCGTCGGGGACCGACTCGTCGACTTCGATGGTCCAGTCCGCCGAGTTCGTCGAGGGGACGTGGACCCCGCGCGAGTCGCCATAGTGGTAGCGCATCGAGCGCGCCACGCCCTCGACGGAGAGCCGGTCGAGGCGGTCGGGCGCGAACTCGAGTTCGAACTCGCCGTCTTCCGTTCGTCCCTCGAACTCGAGGCCGAGACCGAACAGATCGTCTTTGAGTTCGTCGTCGCTCTTCTCTTCGCGACCGGTCAGGCCGCGCAGTTCGTCGGGATCGATGTCGACAGTGGGCATCAGTAGGTCACCTCCGCGTTCCGCAGGAACTCGAGATCGGCGAGCGTGCCGTGGAGGTCGCGGATGTCCTCCGCGCCGGTGGTCAGCATGGCGAGTCGCTCCAGTGCGAGCCCCCAGGCCATGACGTCGCAGTCGACGCCCAGCGGCTCCAACATCTCCTCGCGGAAGATGCCGGAGTTACCGATCTCGATCAGTTCGCCCGTCGTGGGGTGGGTACCGAACAGCTCGAAGCTCGGTTCGGTGTAGGGGTTGTAGTGGGGTTTGAACTGGATGTCCTCGATGCCGAACTGGGCGTAGAACTCCTCGAAGGTGCCCATGAGGTCCCGCACCGAGAGGTCTTCGGCCATCACCCAGCCCTCGATCTGGTAGAACTCGAGCAGGTGGGTCGCGTCGAGCGTGTCGTTGCGGTAGGCCTTCTCGACGCTGAAGAAACGCGCCGGCGGTTCGATCTCGCCGATCTGGGTCCCGGAGAGGTAGCGCGTCGACAGCGAGGTCGTGTGTCCGCGCAACGCAAGCGCGCGGGCGAAGTCCTCGTCCCACGGCGAGTGGTAGCCCTCGCTGTCCTCGCCGAGTCCTTCGCGGTGGACGCGCTCGACGTCCGCGACGAGATCCTCGGGCAACTCGTCGATGTGGCTGGGCTGCTCCATGGCGAAGCGGTCCCAGTGGGTCCGCGCCGGGTGGTCCTGGGGCATGAACAGGCAGTCGTTGATCCAGAAGTCCGCGTCGACGTGGGGCCCGTCCATCTCCTGGAAGCCCATCCCGACGAGGACGTCCTTGACGCGCTCGGACATCTGGCGCAGGACGTGGACCTTTCCGCTCCCGATCTCCTCGGCGTCGGCCTCGACGTTGTACTCGGCGAACTCGACGTCCTCCCACTCGCCGCTCGTGATGAGTTCGGGCGTCACCTGCCCGACCGTCTCGGCAGTCTCGATGCCGGCCATCAGCTCCGTGACGGCGCGGTCGGTCAGACGGATCTCGCGGACGGTCGACTCCCGTCGCTCGAGCAGGCCGCGACGCTCGAGTTGATCGAGCGTCTCCGAATCGACGGCCGCCTCGTCCGCGCCGGAAAGCGTCTCGAGCGCGTTCGCCTCGGCGTCCGCCGACGGATCGGCGTCGGCATCGGCCGTGATCTCGCCGCTGTCGATCGTACCGTACCCCTTCCGCGCGTAGTTCGATAGCGCGATGTCGACCCCTGCACCCTCGAGTCCCGAGGCGCCGATGACCCGTCCCATCTGGACGGCCTCCTCGTCGGCGCCGGCCTCGAGGGCCGCCTCGTAGAGCGCGATTTCGGGTAGTTCGTCGCTCGCGTAGTCGGCACCCTCCTCGGTGAGCGCCACCGTTTCGTCGACGCGTTCCTCGATTTCGACCAGACCCTCGTCCTCGAGCTCGAACGCCGCCCCGGTGACGGTTTCGGGCGGGAGGTCGGCTCGCTCGGCGAGCGCGTCGACGGACGTTGCTTCGTCCGCGCTCGCGGCCTCCAAGACCGCGACCTGTTGTGCTGGAAGTTGCATTCGCTTGTTCGTATGGCTGCGTGTCGGTCAGTTAGCGGTTCCGATACCGCCCGCCGGATCGTCCGGGCGGGCGCACAGAACGGCCGGTTTCGCCGCGAGGACCCGTTACGGTCGCTCGCGGCTCCACTGGCCCGGGTTCACCGGGCGAAGAAGAAGCCGAATCCCGATCGCAGTCGCTGTGTCCGTCCGGCGACACCGCCATCATTGTGGGATTCGGTTGCCATATGCGATTGAACTCAGTTCCGAGCAAAAAACGTTATGGTACGATCACCCACACCATGCTCGCGAGCCGACGACGCTCTCGCTCAGTCGTTCGAGAGCCGCGTCGTCTCGAGGCGGCCGCTGTCGACCCACTCGAAGCCCGACTGCTCGGCGCTGGCCGTCGCCTCGGGGACCGCCGCGGGATCGAACTTATCGGCGAACTCGATCCGCGTCTCGCTGGGGCCGCTCACGGGCAGTTCCGGGAGGAAGTCGTCGTCCTCGAGGAGTCCCTCGACGTCGACGGCACCGCCGGCGCCCAGCGCGACCCCGAGCGCACGGTAGCGGTCGTTCTCTGTGGCGAACTCCTCGCCCGCGCCGAAGGAGTCGTTGGTCACGCGAGTCGTCGTCGTGGTTCCCGAGAGCGTGCCGAATCCGTCGTCCGCCGACCCGTCCTCGTCATCGGCGTCGGATTGCTCCTCTCGCTCGCGCTCCGTCTCGAGGATCGAGTTGGCGACGTCCCGCGGCGACGCGCCGGCGCTCGAGTCGGCGTCGTCGCGAACCCGCGAGACGGTCGGCGACCCGCCCCGGAGTTCGAATCCGCCGGCCTCCGTCGACGGCGCCGACGTGGCTGTCGACGACGACGATTTCTGAGTCGACTCGGTCGCGTCGGTCGGGACGTCGTCGGTTCGTGCCGTCGAGGTGCGCTCGGGCTCGGCTTCGTCGATGAGCGATGCGACCGAGTCTCGCTCGTCGCCGGGTGCCGCCGCTTCTGTCTCGACGACGCTTGCGAGTGGATCCGAGCGCCGTTCGGCGCGCTCGAGCGCCCACGCCGGCCACGGATCCGACTCGGTTGCGTCCGCCGGGTCGAGTTCGTCGTCGGGATCTTCGGGCACGTACGCCGCGAAGTCGTGTTCCGGCAATAGTGGGCGGTCGAACGCCGAAATCCGCTCGCCGTAGCGATCTCGAAGCGCCTCGAGTTCCTCCTCTTCGACCAGCGCGGCCCGCCAGCGGTCGACGCCTGCCGAGAGGAGAACGAGCGTGGCATCGGTGCCCGCGAGGAGACGCTCATCGACCACTCGTAGGACGGCGGGGAGGTTGTCGTCGGCGAGCGGCGTTTGCGGGTAGGCGACCGTCGCCGCCCGCTCGCGACTATTGGGATCCGTCGCGGCGAGTTCCAGTCGGTCCCGGCCGTTCTCGACCGGCCCCGTCCGCGTCCACTCGAACGACCAGTTGATCGCGTCGAAGACGGCCTCGAGTTCCCGTCCCAGCGCCCGCTGGGCGTAGCGCGCCGAACAGGTCAGCCCGCGGTCGCTCCGGCAGACGAGCTGGCGAACCGTCGCCGTCCGGTCGCGCGCGTCCGCGAGGACGTCCGAAAGGATCGACTCGAGGGAGCGCTCCTCCTGACCGGGCGGGACCGCGGCGCGGTACTCCCGACGCTGGGCGCGGACGTCGTCGGGCGCGACGCCGAAGGAGCCAAGGACGTCGGCGCAGACGACGACGTCCCGGTCCGGATCGTCGGAGCGGCCGGTCCCCATCGACGCGGGCTACACCGCGACCCCGAATATGCTTTCCCCTGACTGAGAGAAAATTGATACGCTCGATCGCGTTCACAACTTCGTCACTACGGCGCTCGATCTAGTTCTACCGCGCCGTGGGGCACAGGTCGAGGGTGCAGACGATCTCAACTGTGACGTACTCCAGTCTGCGGTGAAGAGACAGAGTGATCTGGAAAGACGGTCTCACGATTCCGTTCCACGAGACGTACTCTCCAGTTCTCGAAGCCGACGAATTCTCGTTTTCGTCTCTGGGTGGGTTCGCGCAGACATCGAGACTACATCACGGACCGGTTCGGGGAGCCAATCGGACGGAGTCTCCCATCCGACCGTCCAGGCATCGGTATCCGTAATCGGCAGGACTGCTAGTGGTGATACCTCGACCAACCGCATGTCAACGGCGGGCGGACTTCGGCCGCTGATGGTCTCTAGTGCTGTCGCGACGGTGTCCGGTTCTCCCGTGATAACGGCGGCGCCCCGATCCGCAGCGAACTCCCGATATCGCGCAAACGAAGCGACGGAGAGACACGCCAGCAGCCAGAACACGCCGGTGATAAGCCCGAATACCCCCGAAACGACCCCATCGAATCCGTGCACTGAACGCTGGGTCTTCTGCCGATATGTTTGTCCAGGCTGATGGCTCGTGTCGGTCGTCATGACAGTCCACAGTCCAGCAGTGACAACGATAGGAGTCATCACTACCGTCATGACCGTTATATCTCTGTTCTTAATGTGGCTCAGTTCATGTGCCAAGACCGCGCTGAGTTCGGATTTAGACAACGTCTCGAGGAGTGTAGAGGTGACGGTGATCTGTGCTGTACTGGGCCGTAAACCGGTAGTAAAGGCAGTCGGGATCTCCGAGTCGACCACTGCGATCGACGGCGGTGGCATGTTCGCACTCTTGGAAAGCATCGTGACCTGCCTGCGGACGTCGGCAGGCGGATCACGAGTCCCCGCTTCGAACCGCTGGACGAGTAACCCGCGCTGCCAGCGGTTCAGTATCATCAATCCGAGAAAGATAGCGAGTGTAACGGAGACTGGAACACCTATTGACAGCCACAGCGGAAGTCCGTCAGGGGTAAGCGAAACAAGACTCCGCGGTATCCTATTCGAGGGTCTAACGAAAATAAGAACGACGAGGGATCGACACAGGAACACGACGACCGTAGCGAACACGCCCGTAAGGACGGCAATAGCGGCGAGTGCAAAAATCATATGTCCGATCAATCTACCGTTTCGAGGCCACTCCGAAGCCACTACTGAGTCTTTCATCGAGGAAGCACACATCCGCGAATATCCATCTGATAAATACCAGTGAGAGCGCTTACTTCATTCGGTTGATGATAGCTGGGAGCGCAATCGCGACGAGTCCGACGACAACGAATGCGATCGACTCGAGAGCCGAACCGACACTCGAAACGGCTAGCCAGCCCCCGAGTCCTCCACTCACGAATCCGAGTGACCGGATGAGTACCATATTGACAGCCGCGACGCTCACGGTTGGACCGTGCGCATGACCGAGAACGAATGGGATGGGTACGCGTTAATTCACCGACGTCTCTGATGTTGTATCGGCCGGCCTCGCGGCCCTGTGTCTCTCAGCGTCGACGCGGCGACTCGAGTTCGATGTCCGTCTCCGCGAGCAGTTCCTCGACCTCCTCGCGTTTCTCCTGGTGTTCCTCGAGGAACTCCCGCATCAGTTGGGCGGCCTGCTCCTTGCAGTCGCCACAGAGGCGCTCGCCGCTCGTACACTCGTCGTAGACGCGCTTGGCAAACTCGTCGTCGTCGCCGGCCAGCAGGTAGGCGTAGAGTTCGTAGACGGGACACTCGTCGGCCTTTCCGCCCTTCTCGCGGTGTTCCTCCGCGGTCTCGCGGCCGCCGGTCGAGGCGGCCTTGACCTTGTCGTAGCCGTCCTCGGGGTCGTCCAGCAGCGAGATGTGGGAGGCGGGAATCGAGGAGGACATCTTGCCGCCGGTCAGCCCGGTCATGAAGCGATGGTAGATCGAAGATGGCGGGCGGAAGCCGTAGCCGCCGTTGTCGACCTCGATCTCGCGGGCGAGTTCCTCGGCCTCGGCCCGATCGAGGTCGAAGGCATCGACGTGGCTTTCGTAGACCCGTTTCTCGCCGTCGACGGTCTCGACCAGGGCGTCGAAGGCATCCTCGGTCGCCCGCCGGTCGAAGAAGCGCGTGCGGGGTCGCAGCGGTTCCATGCCGCCCTCCTCGAGTTTGGTCAGCACCGAGTCGAGGACGCTCGCGTCGACGTTGAGTTCCGACAGCGGTGTCTCTTCTAACGCCTCGGCGACGTGAACACAGCGCAGCGTGTCGTCGTCGAACTCCTCGGGCTCGAGGCGTTCGTAGAACTCCGCGACCAGCGCGCGCTCCTCGTCCTCGAGTTCGAAGCTGGCGTAGGCCTCGCTGACCTTGAAGAAGCGCATCCGCTCGGCTAAGTCCCGCGCCAGCCGGACGTGGGGGTCCTGGTCGGGCCCGACGGGGATGACCGTCGGCTTGGGCTCCTCGAGTTGCGGGTAGAGGATGTCGGCCATCTGGGTGACGACCGACTGCATGTGCGAGACGTCGGTCTCGCCGTCGAAGCCGTAGATCGCCTGGAACTCCGAGAAGTTGGCGTCGGCGCCGAGTTCGAATGCGAGATCCTGCAGTTCGCGGTTCTCGGACTGGCGGTAGAGTTCGCCCTCCTCGGGGTCGAAGCCGAGCGCGAGCAGCGAGAGCAGGTAGTCCCGGGCGTGCTCGTCGATTTCCTCCCAGGACATGCCGCGGGCTGAGTTGGCCTCCAAGTCGGCGATGAGCCCGTAGGCGTCGGCCCCCTGCTGTTGGTGCCAGATGATCTCGTCGAAGACCAGCTTGTGGCCGATGTGGGGATCGCCGGTCGGCATGAACCCGGAGAGGACGGCCGCCGGCTCGTCGTTCTGTAAGGCCTCGGCGACCGGCCGGTAGTCGCGGTGGCCGAAGATGACGCCTCGCCGCATCAGGTAGTGCGGGTTCGGGACCTCCTCTAAGACCTCGTCGAACTCCTCGATACCGAACTCCTCGAACAGCTTGCGGTAGTCGGAGACGCTCGAGGATCCCCAGGGGTCCAGTGCAACGTCGTCGGCACCAGCTGCTCCCCCGTCGGTACGGGGTTCTGCAGTCGTCGATTCCCCTGACTCGGACTCCTCGAGTGGGTCGTCTCCGGTCATTAGATTCGTCTTGGCGCGCCAGTTCGCAAAAGCCTTCGGCTTCGCGGCGGTATCCGCACCGAATCGGGAATCGATCCGCCTCGCACACTCACCGTTTCGCTCGCTCGAACCGTTTTCGCAGGCGACAGGATACCGCGCGTACAAGAATACCGCGACCCGGCGACGAGTATCGTAGGACCGAACGACCCAGACGGACGATACCGGCCGCCGGAGCGGCGGCCCTGACCGTCCCGATCGACGCGAGTGATCTCGTCCGACGGGACCTGCTAGAGTAAAGCGACACCCCGACGAACGACGCGATATGCAGATCCGAGTGTTCGACCGCGAGTGCGAGATTGACGACTCGAAGATCGACGCGGACGCGGAGACGATCAGCGAGCGGGTCCGCGAGTACGAGGCCGGCGAGCGAACGACGTTCGCCCTCGAGATCGAGTATCCCGACGGGTTCATGGGCGACGTCATGCGGGCGATGGAACGGATTCCGGCCGGCGAGACACGAACGTACGGCGAGGTCGCGGCCGACCTCGAGACGGCGCCGATCGCGGTCGGACAGGCCTGCGGCCGCAATCCGGTCCCCGTCGTCGTCCCTTGTCACCGGATCGTCGGCGCCGACTCGCTGACCGGCTACGCGGGCGGACTAAAGCTGAAACGACGGTTGCTCGAGCACGAGGGAGCTCCGATTCCGGACGAAGCGTAGGTCGGCATTCGTTCGGTGTGCGATCCGCTCGAGCGGTCGGCGGACCGTACGGTCGGTGTTTCTGGCGCGCCGGCTACACTGCCCGATCTGCCGCGCGCAGCTCCTCGAGTCGCTCTGATTCAACCCCGGCCAGCACGACCGCCGCGAAAACCGTCTCGTCGTCGGGACGCGGCGCGTCGCCGCCCAGCACGCCGTTGCCGCTGACGGTCGACTGCAGCGCCCGCCGGCCCTCGGCGATCGCCTGCCGGTTGAGCCACGTCGGCGGGCCGCCGACGACCAACAGCCCGCGGGCGGCCGTCTCGGGGTCGCACTCCAGGGAAAGCTTCCCGTGGGTCCCCTTCCGGACGACCGTCTCGACGGCGCTGACCGCTTCGCTCGTCTCGACGTCCCGGTCGGTCGACAGGAGTCCGAGCCCGAACCGCGAGCTACTCGTTTCGACGTCCTGATCGCCGTAGCCAAGCGCCACGATCGCCGACTCGTTACCGAGGATCCGCTCGATGTCGCTCGCGTCGATCACGTTCTGGGCGACGGAGCCGTCCGACCCGCCGCCGGCGAAGACGGCCGCGACGCGACCCGCCAGCTCGCGATTGCATCGATCGCGGGCGTCCGCGACCGTCTCGCCGGGGCGCAGCCACGCCTCGTTGTCGAAACAAACGACGGCGCTGGCGAGCCCCTCGAGTCGCTCCATCGTGGCGACCGCGTTCGACGCTGCGGTCGGCTGCGGCGGCTCGGCGTTCCCGGTGGCCGCGGTCGTTCGCGAGTGCGGTCCGGTATCTCCGGCGTCGGCGTCGGGATCGAACTCCCGGTCGGCCGGCAGCGTCGCCAGCACGTAGACGGGCGCGTCGTACCGTCGCTGCAGCGCGGCGACGAGTGCGGGCGCCGTTCCGCCGCCGGTCGCGCCGCCCAGGCCGACGGCGACCAGAAACGCGTCGGCCTCGTGCGGTGCGCCCTGAGCCAGCGCCTCGAGCAGTTCCTCGGCGTGGGTCTCGCCCATCTCGAACCGACGCTCGAGGTCGTCGTCCGCGTCGATCCCAGTGCCCTGTCCGTACCGGTGGCGGTGCGATTCGGGAACGACGGTTCGCCGGAGCGTCGCCGCGTCGGTGTCGAAGACGAAGACGTCCGTCAGAAACGAGTGGTCCGCCGGCTCCGCGGCTCGGATCGCGTCGGCGATCCGACAGCCCGCGCCCCCGACGCCGATCACCTCGAGTTGCATACCGGGATACTCGGCCGAGGGGTTTTCACGGTTCCGCTCGCTCGAAGCTCAGGGCGTCAGTCGCTCGAGGGACCACCAGTCGACGCCGCTGGCCTCGTCGACCAGCGCGAACGCCATCGTCTTCCGGACGCCGTGGGCCAGCCGAACGTCCAGCGCGAGGTCCCGGGGCTCGAAGACGTAGTCGGCGGGGTGGACCCGGACCAGCAGCTCCGAGTGGCCCAGGTTCTCGACGGACTCGACGTCGGCGTAGGTCCGGAAGTCCGCGCCGAACTTGTAGCCCGTTTTCGGGACGACGCCGCGTTCGCGCAGGGTGGTGTAGACCGCCAGCCGCCGGTCGAACCGCTCGCCCTCGACCTCGCGGCCCCGTTCGCGGACCGCCGTCGGCTCGAGGGCGATCGCGCCGCGTTCGGCGAGGTACGCCGCCTCGAGCAGCGAGCACTGCAGCGTCGGCTTGTCGTACTCTCGTCCTTCGAGGGGCTGGCCGTAGAAGGCCGACTCGTAGAGGTCGACCGGCGGCTCCCAGACGACGACGCGGTCGGCCAGCAGGTCGGCCTCGCAGCCGTCGGGAAGGGTGGCGCCGGTCGTCCCAGACGGATCCCGCCGGGAGACCTCGAAGTAGGTGATCTCGCTCTCCTCGTCGACCACCGCGAGGACGCCGGCGGTGAGTTCGCCGGCCGGAACGTCGGTTCGCTCGCCGATCACCCGGAGGGCGTACTCGATCTCGCCGTCGCCGGGGCCTTTCCCGCGCGGGAAGACCGCGAAATCGGCCGGTTCCGCGGGCGGATCGGCGACCCACGGCTCCGACGCCGGTGAGAGATAGAACCCCCGCGAGCGCAGATCGGCATAGACGAGAAATCGCACGCCGAACTTCCGGCCGGGTTCGCGGGCCACGAACGCTCGGAAATCGAGCCGTTCGCCCGAATCGTCGACGACCGCCTCGAGATCCCCGCGGTAGAGCAGGTGTGCCGCCTCAACCGGTGCGAGTGCGATTTCGTTGCCCTCGAGCGGATAGCCGTACCCCCGGGAATCGTAATAGCGCTGGCGCGCGTCGTCGCCGACGCGAACGACGCCCGCCGCCTCGTCGAACCGCCCCTCGAGTGCCATAGCCGAGGTTTGACGGTCGGGGACTAAGGGGCTGCGGATCGATTCCGCTCCGTCATCGTCAGTACTGATCGAGTCGCCGTACTCGACGCGAACATCCTGAAAGCCCCTTCCGGGCTGGACTCCCAAGACTCGTTGCGCGCTTCGGTCGTTCGCTTCGCTCACTCCCTGTAGTGCTTACGTCGTCCGGGTTCGTCCAGCCCGGAAGCCCCTTTCATTCCCGCCCGCCGCAGCGGCGGCTGGTCAGACGGCTGTAGCGCGGCGGGAACCGACGTTCGCCGGTCAGTCGTCCGCCGCGGAGTCGACCTCGAGCGGCCGCGCTAACCCCTTTTCGCACGTCGCGTCGAGACAGCGGGTTCCACTGGCGGTCTCGAAGGTGGGAAGGCCACAGCCACACTCGCCGTCGACGACGCCGGCGGGGACCGCGAAGCCGGTGTCGCAGTCGGGGTAGTGTTCGCAGCCCGCGATGAGTCCGCCGCGCCGAAGGATTCGGAGGTCGCCGTCGCAATCGGATTCGGGGCAGTCCCACTCGCGGTCGAAGGCCTCCTGGACCGCCGCGTCGAGGGACTCGCAGCCCCGATCGAGACAGACGTCGAACGCGAGGCCGCGCTCGACGCGCATTCTGGGGAGGCCGCAGTCGCAGTCACTCTGCTCGTCGCGGATCGTCGCGTCGGCGGGCACGCCGTAGCGGTCGCCGCAGCCGACACAGTGGACGCCGCTCGAGCGCACGAGGGCGGCGCCGCAGTCGGGACAGTGGCCGACGGGCGTGCCGGCCGCGGAGGCCGGGTAGTTGGCGAAGCCGTCCTGCTCGTGGGCGGCGATCCGGAGCGTCTGCGTGCCCTTCTTCGCGACGAGCGTGAAATCGCCCGTGTGATCGCTTGAGACGCTGTCGGCGCGGGTCAACCACGCGACGGGCTGGTAGCCGTCGCTGTCGTGGACCAGGACGGTGTTGTCGGGTTTGACGATGGTCGTCACACGGCCGCGGTACTCCTCGCGGTCCCCTGTCTCGGCGATAACGGTACAGTCACCCGCGAGCACGCGGATTGAGTCGTCGATCATGGGCGGTCTGGCCCCGGTTTCGTACTTAAACCCGCGGCCCGCGGCCGGTCTCGAACGCGAGGAGCGCGAGCAGCTC
This genomic window from Haloterrigena salifodinae contains:
- the pheT gene encoding phenylalanine--tRNA ligase subunit beta, with the protein product MPTVDIDPDELRGLTGREEKSDDELKDDLFGLGLEFEGRTEDGEFELEFAPDRLDRLSVEGVARSMRYHYGDSRGVHVPSTNSADWTIEVDESVPDERPYVTGAVIRDVDLDEEALESLIQLQEKLHATMGRKRAKGAIGIHDLTMLKGRSATDESVPTIKYVGLEPDEDTFVPLDADAEMTPAEVLEDHQTGQTYADLVSEYERYPAIYDDLGLFSFPPVINGRRTEVSTDSRDLFVEMTGTDQWTIDKMLNIVCYALAARGATLEDVTVEYPDSEAANAASDGSRTQSGGREIVRPDLSTKTKTVAHDRIETILGIGLDPEEVIDLAERSGLEAEREENDDGELVYEVTVPPYRVDVLHPLDVIDDLGRAYGFNDLEPTYPDVGTVGGRHERSRLERAARTQLVGLGFEDLLNFHMINEEENYERMDVEPDADVYGAGEPATIKEAYSEDYTMLRTWTMPSLLMVLERNTHRSYPQYLSEIGFTARVDESENTGVGENRHVGAVLASHEAGYEDAKARLQALAENFDVDLETPPTDHPTFIPGRTAAVVIDGEEVGVIGEVHPKVLVEHDLEVPVAAFEFDLEALR
- the pheS gene encoding phenylalanine--tRNA ligase subunit alpha, translated to MQLPAQQVAVLEAASADEATSVDALAERADLPPETVTGAAFELEDEGLVEIEERVDETVALTEEGADYASDELPEIALYEAALEAGADEEAVQMGRVIGASGLEGAGVDIALSNYARKGYGTIDSGEITADADADPSADAEANALETLSGADEAAVDSETLDQLERRGLLERRESTVREIRLTDRAVTELMAGIETAETVGQVTPELITSGEWEDVEFAEYNVEADAEEIGSGKVHVLRQMSERVKDVLVGMGFQEMDGPHVDADFWINDCLFMPQDHPARTHWDRFAMEQPSHIDELPEDLVADVERVHREGLGEDSEGYHSPWDEDFARALALRGHTTSLSTRYLSGTQIGEIEPPARFFSVEKAYRNDTLDATHLLEFYQIEGWVMAEDLSVRDLMGTFEEFYAQFGIEDIQFKPHYNPYTEPSFELFGTHPTTGELIEIGNSGIFREEMLEPLGVDCDVMAWGLALERLAMLTTGAEDIRDLHGTLADLEFLRNAEVTY
- a CDS encoding tubulin/FtsZ family protein, translating into MQLEVIGVGGAGCRIADAIRAAEPADHSFLTDVFVFDTDAATLRRTVVPESHRHRYGQGTGIDADDDLERRFEMGETHAEELLEALAQGAPHEADAFLVAVGLGGATGGGTAPALVAALQRRYDAPVYVLATLPADREFDPDADAGDTGPHSRTTAATGNAEPPQPTAASNAVATMERLEGLASAVVCFDNEAWLRPGETVADARDRCNRELAGRVAAVFAGGGSDGSVAQNVIDASDIERILGNESAIVALGYGDQDVETSSSRFGLGLLSTDRDVETSEAVSAVETVVRKGTHGKLSLECDPETAARGLLVVGGPPTWLNRQAIAEGRRALQSTVSGNGVLGGDAPRPDDETVFAAVVLAGVESERLEELRAADRAV
- the endA gene encoding tRNA-intron lyase, giving the protein MALEGRFDEAAGVVRVGDDARQRYYDSRGYGYPLEGNEIALAPVEAAHLLYRGDLEAVVDDSGERLDFRAFVAREPGRKFGVRFLVYADLRSRGFYLSPASEPWVADPPAEPADFAVFPRGKGPGDGEIEYALRVIGERTDVPAGELTAGVLAVVDEESEITYFEVSRRDPSGTTGATLPDGCEADLLADRVVVWEPPVDLYESAFYGQPLEGREYDKPTLQCSLLEAAYLAERGAIALEPTAVRERGREVEGERFDRRLAVYTTLRERGVVPKTGYKFGADFRTYADVESVENLGHSELLVRVHPADYVFEPRDLALDVRLAHGVRKTMAFALVDEASGVDWWSLERLTP
- a CDS encoding methylated-DNA--[protein]-cysteine S-methyltransferase; protein product: MQIRVFDRECEIDDSKIDADAETISERVREYEAGERTTFALEIEYPDGFMGDVMRAMERIPAGETRTYGEVAADLETAPIAVGQACGRNPVPVVVPCHRIVGADSLTGYAGGLKLKRRLLEHEGAPIPDEA
- a CDS encoding tryptophan--tRNA ligase, whose amino-acid sequence is MTGDDPLEESESGESTTAEPRTDGGAAGADDVALDPWGSSSVSDYRKLFEEFGIEEFDEVLEEVPNPHYLMRRGVIFGHRDYRPVAEALQNDEPAAVLSGFMPTGDPHIGHKLVFDEIIWHQQQGADAYGLIADLEANSARGMSWEEIDEHARDYLLSLLALGFDPEEGELYRQSENRELQDLAFELGADANFSEFQAIYGFDGETDVSHMQSVVTQMADILYPQLEEPKPTVIPVGPDQDPHVRLARDLAERMRFFKVSEAYASFELEDEERALVAEFYERLEPEEFDDDTLRCVHVAEALEETPLSELNVDASVLDSVLTKLEEGGMEPLRPRTRFFDRRATEDAFDALVETVDGEKRVYESHVDAFDLDRAEAEELAREIEVDNGGYGFRPPSSIYHRFMTGLTGGKMSSSIPASHISLLDDPEDGYDKVKAASTGGRETAEEHREKGGKADECPVYELYAYLLAGDDDEFAKRVYDECTSGERLCGDCKEQAAQLMREFLEEHQEKREEVEELLAETDIELESPRRR
- a CDS encoding M48 family metalloprotease, with protein sequence MIFALAAIAVLTGVFATVVVFLCRSLVVLIFVRPSNRIPRSLVSLTPDGLPLWLSIGVPVSVTLAIFLGLMILNRWQRGLLVQRFEAGTRDPPADVRRQVTMLSKSANMPPPSIAVVDSEIPTAFTTGLRPSTAQITVTSTLLETLSKSELSAVLAHELSHIKNRDITVMTVVMTPIVVTAGLWTVMTTDTSHQPGQTYRQKTQRSVHGFDGVVSGVFGLITGVFWLLACLSVASFARYREFAADRGAAVITGEPDTVATALETISGRSPPAVDMRLVEVSPLAVLPITDTDAWTVGWETPSDWLPEPVRDVVSMSARTHPETKTRIRRLRELESTSRGTES